Sequence from the Desulfovibrio sp. UIB00 genome:
CGTTCTGGCCCGCGTAGTTGACATAGGCCTGAGTGCCGTCGTCAAAGATCAGGCGGCCAGACCCCTGAATTTCAAGAAAAAACACGTCAACAGGGTCTGCGGCCCAGGCCAGTTCCAGCCCCTTGCCCGCCAGCACCTGCTTTTCTTCGATGGTGCGGCGGTCATAGTACTGTCCACGCTTGGCAATGACCTTGTTCAGATCCGGGGGCAGGCCATAGATGGCCTGGGTGTACCCAGGCTTGCGGGTGCGGCTGGCAGGGACGGCAGGCTCGTAGTAACCGGAATAGTTGATGCCGCCCGTCACTTCCGCCCAGCGGAAGTTTGCCAGCAGCAGTTCCGGTTCCTTGTCCAGCCGGGGCAATAGTTCCTGCAAACGCTCAAGCGTGCGCGACAGGTCGCCCCACGTCACAGTCAGGCCGGGGCGCTGCACAGCGATGGCGTCCTTGGGCTTGCTGTTGACGTAACGCAACGACTTACGCACACTGGGGGCCATATCCTTCCAGCTTGTCAGATCCTGACTGGCAGGAATAAGATTGCTCACAAAAAATTCCGGGCTTTCAAACCCCACCGGTGGCAGGGTTCTTTCCACCACTGGCGGCGGAGCCTGCTTGGCGCAGGCAAACAAAGCCATTGTAGCCGCCAGCAGAAGCAACAGGCGCAACATGCCGCCTGCACGGTTTGCAAATCCGCTGCAAAAACGCCCGGAAAACGCGTAACAAGGAGCCGTTTCGTGCATGACCAATTTCCCACCCCTGATATTTGGATGCCGCACCGCGTGTCGTATGGCGAAACAGACACGATGGGCGTGCTTTATTATGCGGAATATCTGCATCTCTTCGAGCGGGCGCGCAGCGAATACATTCGCCGTTGCGGCATGAGCTATGCGGAAGTTGAAAAGAAAGGCCTTATCCTGCCTGTGCGCGAGGCCCAGTGCCGTTACCGCTCGTCCGCCCGCTATGATGATCTTGTACTTGTGCGCGCGGGCATTGCCGAATGGGCGCGTGCATCCCTGCGCTTTGTATATGAGATACGGAACGAGGACAAGACGAGACTTCTGGCCACGGGTATGACCCAGCACGCGCTGGTCAATCACGAAGGTCGCCCTGTTCCTGTGCCGGACTGGTTCCGTAATCTCACCTTTACGGTGTAACCGCCAGCCCTCTGCCTTGCCTGCGAAGATGCCGAGCCACGCTACCGCACGGATGGCGGTTCGACCTGCCGCCGCAATTACTTGCGGCGGCAGAAAAATATTTTTTCTAATACGTTAACGGTGTCTGCTCCCGGTGGGGCCGGGGTTGGCCCGCAGCTGCTTGCGCGCGGCACGGGCGTCTTCCAACCGTCGCAGCCTTTCGAGGCGGCCCTCTTCCTCATCGTGTCGCACCACGGGCAGGCGCTTCTGCCGCACGGGCCGCGCGCTGCTGAAACGCCGCGCAAGATGTGGTAACTCCGGGGGCACATCGGCTGCGGGGTCCCCAAGGGGGCAATACGGCGCACTGGTGATCTCCCCTCCGCCAAGGTACATGGCAAGCCTGGCGCTGAGCGCGCGCATGAGCGGCACAAGGTCCGTATACTCCTCGTTCAGGCCCAAACCGTTAAGGTGCCACCGCCCCTGCCCGTGGACAACCTTGCGCACCCCTTTAAGCTCCCGTTCGCGCATGCTCAGACTGATGCGCACCTCGCCCTCGGGCAAGTGCAACACAAGGGCCTCGCCCTGCGCTTCGCCCAGCCCTCTGGCTACAGACTCAAGCCACATGCCGGGCGGATTGCCAGCCAGCCGCAAAAGGTCTTCCAGCCCGGCGCGGGCTACGCGCAGGTGTTCGCTGGAAGCCATATTTTTTTGATCTTCCTGAATTTTTTCTTCCATCTGGCGAATGCGCTCAAGGCATTGGGCGCGCTCGTCCTCAAGCGTGGTCAAACCCCGCTTCATCAGCCGCACGCAAAAAACCACAGCCGCCAAAAAAACCGCACCAGCGCCGGCCCATTCCCATAGCGCCATGGTCGCTCCCTCCGCCTGCTCCAATATATATCCGAATAACTGTCACAGTGGCGGCCTCTGCTGTCAAGCGTTAAGCCTTACATTAAAAGTCGCGGCCTCTTTCCTTTTTTGCGACAAGCCTGTAACGTGGGAACCAATAGCAGATGGAAGACTTGTTCCTTTCCCTAGTTTCGTTCACCAGGCCGCCAAGGGCGCGCCATATCGCTTACGAAGGGAGAAAACCATGCCTACTCCACTGGAAATGCAACGCACGTTCGCCATCGTCGGAACCGGCGGTTGCGGCAAAACATCCCTGGCAGAGATGCTTCTCTACAAGGCCGGGGCGGTGAATCGCCTGGGGGCTGTAGAAGACGGCACCACATGCCTTGACTACGAACCAGAAGAAACCCGCCGACGCGGCTCCGTTCAACCCTCCTGCGCCACATATCTCTGGAATAAAAACCGCCATTTCCTTCTGGATATCCCTGGTGATGGCAACTTTACAGGCGACATGGAATGCCTGCTCAAAGGCGTGGACAGCGTTGTTTTTGTGCTGGACGCTGTGGACGGTGTGCGCCCCCTTGCCAAAAAGTTCTGGAATCTGGTCCGCGCAGCCGGATTGCCTTCCATTATTGTGGTCAACAAGGTTGACCGCGACCGCGCCGATTTTCAGATGGCCCTTGACGGACTGTCGGGCCTGAACGTCAAGCCCGTTGTGCTGCAATTGCCCATTCGCCAGGGCGAATCCTTTGTGGGTGTTGCCGATGTGCTGACGGGCAAGGCCCGTATGTTTGGCGAAAACGGCGCCGCAGCAGAGGCTGAAATCCCCGCTGCCCTGGCTGACGATGTCAGCCTGCTGCGCGATGTGACCGTGGAAAATATCGCCGAGAGCGATGAGCAGCTCATGGAAAAATATCTGGAAGAAGGCATTCTTTCAGAAGATGACCTCAAAACCGGCCTGCGTGCGGGCGTGCTCAAGGGTGAGCTTACGCCGGTGCTGGCCTGCTCGGCCCTTGAAAACAAGGGCGGCGAATCCGTGCTGGCCGCCATTGAAGCCCTGCTGCCCTCGCCCCTTGATCGCCCGGCCTTTCCGGGCCGCGATGGCGCAGAACGCGCCGCTGACCCGAATGGGCCGGTGGCCTGCTTTGTTTTCAAAACCCTGGCCGATCCTTTTTCGGGGCAGCTTTCCCTTCTGCGGATTCTTTCCGGCACCATCAACGGTGACGCCACGCTGAAAAACTCCCGCACGGAAGAAAACGAACGCCTCGGCAACCTGCTGTACATTCAGGGCAAAACGCAGACCCCCTGCAAGGAGCCCATTGGCCCCGGCGCCATCGTGGCCGTTGCCAAGCTCAAAAACACCCGCACGGGCGACACCCTCTGTGATGAAAAGGCCCCCTTTGCCCTGCCCATGCCCGCCCTGCCCCCGCAGCTCATCACCTATGCCCTCGCCCCCAAGGAAAAAGGCGAGGAAGACAAGGTCTACGCAGCCATGCAGCGGCTGCTTGATGAAGACATCACCCTGCGTCTGGGGCGCGATGAAGAAACCGGCGACATCCTGCTTTCCGGCATGGGGCAGTTGCATATCGAGCTTTCGGTCGAAAAGGCCAAACGCCGCTTCAAGGTGGATATCATCCTCAAAACGCCCAAGGTTCCCTACCGCGAAACCGTGCGCGGCAAATGCCAGGTGCAGGGCCGTCACAAAAAACAGTCCGGCGGGCGTGGGCAGTTTGGCGACTGCTGGATCGAGATGGAAGGCCTGCCGCGCGGTTCCGGCTATGTGTTTGAAGACGCCATCGTGGGCGGCGTTATTCCCCGCCAGTATGTTCCCGCCATCGACAAGGGCGTTCAGGAAGCCGCAGCGCGCGGATTTCTGGCTGGATGTCAGGTGGTGGACTTCCGCGTCAAGGTCTACGATGGCAGCTACCACACGGTAGACTCGTCAGAAATGGCCTTCAAGGTGGCTGGCTCCATTGCTTTCAAAAAGGCCATGGAAGGCCTCAAGCCCGTGCTGCTTGAACCCATTGTGTTGCTTACCGTTTCCGTGCCCGATGAAAGCATGGGCGATGTCATCGGCGACCTTTCCTCCCGCCGGGGCAAGGTGCTGGGTTCTGATTCGCAGGGCGGCAGCACGGAAATCAAGGCCCATGTGCCCATGAGCGAAGTGCTGCGCTACGCGCCCGACCTGCGCTCCATGACCGGCGGGCAGGGATTTTTCACCATGGAATTTGCCCATTATGAAGAAGCTCCGCAACCCGTGGCGGAAAAGGTCATTGCCGAGCACCAGAAGCACAAGGCTGCCGAATAACCACGGAGGTGGGGCAGACCACCTCTTCCTCTTATAGATGACAAACCGGCTGTTTTCTGTAAAACAGCCGGTTTGCGCGTCTTTGCCGCAAGCAACAGAATACGGAAGATCATGGAACGCACGCTCACAATACTCTGCACCCCCCTGCCCGCTGGCTCCAGTAAAGAGCTGGAAGGCTGGCGCTGTGCCCTTGAAGCGATGCTGGAACCATGGCTGGACGACAGGCAGCTTGCCCATGTGCGCCGCTTTGGCCGCTCGCCCAATGGGCAGACCGAGGCGGGGGAGGCAC
This genomic interval carries:
- a CDS encoding MltA domain-containing protein, whose amino-acid sequence is MLRLLLLLAATMALFACAKQAPPPVVERTLPPVGFESPEFFVSNLIPASQDLTSWKDMAPSVRKSLRYVNSKPKDAIAVQRPGLTVTWGDLSRTLERLQELLPRLDKEPELLLANFRWAEVTGGINYSGYYEPAVPASRTRKPGYTQAIYGLPPDLNKVIAKRGQYYDRRTIEEKQVLAGKGLELAWAADPVDVFFLEIQGSGRLIFDDGTQAYVNYAGQNGHKYKSSGRIMREKGLLRRGDIFEQREWFKNNPGRVREILNDNPSYVFFKYGMRGPTGAMGYQVDDWLTLATDRGFIPLGSIVAYGVNIPDETKGKMPLRGIGLAQDVGGAIKRNRIDIFCGGDQRANYVASHLDAKGPAWVLLVR
- a CDS encoding thioesterase family protein; amino-acid sequence: MPHRVSYGETDTMGVLYYAEYLHLFERARSEYIRRCGMSYAEVEKKGLILPVREAQCRYRSSARYDDLVLVRAGIAEWARASLRFVYEIRNEDKTRLLATGMTQHALVNHEGRPVPVPDWFRNLTFTV
- a CDS encoding elongation factor G, whose protein sequence is MPTPLEMQRTFAIVGTGGCGKTSLAEMLLYKAGAVNRLGAVEDGTTCLDYEPEETRRRGSVQPSCATYLWNKNRHFLLDIPGDGNFTGDMECLLKGVDSVVFVLDAVDGVRPLAKKFWNLVRAAGLPSIIVVNKVDRDRADFQMALDGLSGLNVKPVVLQLPIRQGESFVGVADVLTGKARMFGENGAAAEAEIPAALADDVSLLRDVTVENIAESDEQLMEKYLEEGILSEDDLKTGLRAGVLKGELTPVLACSALENKGGESVLAAIEALLPSPLDRPAFPGRDGAERAADPNGPVACFVFKTLADPFSGQLSLLRILSGTINGDATLKNSRTEENERLGNLLYIQGKTQTPCKEPIGPGAIVAVAKLKNTRTGDTLCDEKAPFALPMPALPPQLITYALAPKEKGEEDKVYAAMQRLLDEDITLRLGRDEETGDILLSGMGQLHIELSVEKAKRRFKVDIILKTPKVPYRETVRGKCQVQGRHKKQSGGRGQFGDCWIEMEGLPRGSGYVFEDAIVGGVIPRQYVPAIDKGVQEAAARGFLAGCQVVDFRVKVYDGSYHTVDSSEMAFKVAGSIAFKKAMEGLKPVLLEPIVLLTVSVPDESMGDVIGDLSSRRGKVLGSDSQGGSTEIKAHVPMSEVLRYAPDLRSMTGGQGFFTMEFAHYEEAPQPVAEKVIAEHQKHKAAE